The Rhizobium favelukesii genomic interval CGGACCCTGATCGGCTTGCTGGCCGTGACCGGAATGCGGATTGGCGAAGCGATCGGCCTCGACCGCGACGACTTCGATGCCGTCGGTGGCGTCCTCACGATCCGGCACGGAAAGTTCGGAAAATCCCGCGAGCTGCCATTACATCCAAGCACTGTCGCAGCCCTCGGCGATTATCTGCGCCGCAGCGATCGACCCAGCCGGCCGCCGAACACGCCCGCCTTGTTCGTCTCGCCGGCCGGCACCAGGCTGCTCTATGTGAACGTTCAAAACACGTTCCAGAAGCTCGTCTCTCGCGTCGGCATCGCCCCGCGCTCGGCCGCCTGCCGACCGCGGCTACACGACCTGCGACACGCATTTGCCGTCCGCACTCTTCTTGATGCTTATCGCGATGGCGGCAACCCGGGGAACCGGCTTGCCCTGCTGTCGACCTATCTCGGCCACGTCGATCCGGGCAAGACATACTGGTATCTCTCGGCGGCCCCGGAATTGCTGCAACTCGCCGGCGATCGTCTGGAGCGACAGAGATGCCGCGTGTGTCGGCGACTTCCTCGATCACCTCGAGTACCATCGGGGCAACAGCGCGCGGACCCGGAATGCCCGGCTTGCCGCAATCCGGTCGTTGTTCCGATTCGCCGCCCTTCGTCACCCCGAGCATGCCGCGACGATCGAACGGGTGCTCGCTATTCCGCCGAAGCGTTTTGAGCGAAGGCTTGTGACGTTCCTGACGGAGGAGGAACTCGATGCATTGCTGTCCGCCCCCGAGCGGTCGACCTGGACCGGGCGGCGCGACCATGCCTTGCTTCGGCTCGCCGCCCAAACCGGATTGCGGGCGTCCGAACTGGTCGGCCTTCACTGTAGCGATGTCCATCTCGGTTCCGGCGCTCACATCAGCTGTATGGG includes:
- a CDS encoding tyrosine-type recombinase/integrase, which encodes MTATAALRTPHRTATYRTLIGLLAVTGMRIGEAIGLDRDDFDAVGGVLTIRHGKFGKSRELPLHPSTVAALGDYLRRSDRPSRPPNTPALFVSPAGTRLLYVNVQNTFQKLVSRVGIAPRSAACRPRLHDLRHAFAVRTLLDAYRDGGNPGNRLALLSTYLGHVDPGKTYWYLSAAPELLQLAGDRLERQRCRVCRRLPRSPRVPSGQQRADPECPACRNPVVVPIRRPSSPRACRDDRTGARYSAEAF